CTTCTTGGAATAAACGATAAAGGTCCTCAACCACATAAACACGTGTTCGGCCTCGCGTATCGGCACAGGCCGATACGCGAGGCCAAAAACACGTGTAATCATGTGAACTAATGCACATGCTAGCCAGGCAAATCTCCTGGTAAAACAATGGGGGCGACACATGGGGGGGGCCTCCTTTCCATGTCACTTAATTGATGCACAGTGGAAAGTGTCAGTGCGTCGGCGTGACCGGTGAGGCGTGAAGTAAGCTGACAGACAGGCCATGTCAGGAGGCAGTGTCGGTGTCAGCTTTCTGAGCGCTGTTCAACATGTCTCCTCCTGTGACAGCCGCCCCCAATTAACCCCCAACCCAAATACaggcagaaaaaaacacacacatccacctgCTCACTGtttcgaacacacacacacacacacacacacacacccacacatacacggGGTGCGTGGCAGCTGTGGCGCTTTGTCTTTATTCATTCAGAACTAATTGACCTTGTTTTTCATGGACAGATCATCTTGAGTGAAGCAAAGAGTTGTTACCTTGCTGCATGTGTAAAACCATCTGAGTGGCTATAGGCAATACACACAATCCCTATAGATGGTAATGATTTTCTTTTGAAAGATATTTTCTATACGTCCTTTTATATGTTCAAGGTACACCatgtgaagctgcagaacaCTGAATTAAATCCTCTGCTGAAGGAATCAAATCAGAACCATGAGTGAAAGGAGCCGTTTACCAGAGTGTGTCTCTCTGGGTCCCTCTACTGTGGCATTGTAGTTATTCTCATTCATCACAGCATGTCCCAGATTTCTTTAGGAAGCCCATGATTTCATATTATTATCATGTATGCACATCGCTCATGTGCAAATATGAGAGTTAGTTTGTGGGAAGATTATATTTCTggactttaaaaaataaatattgaatggtatatatttttttgtatgtggTGATtaattttgtatgtgtgtgagcatgtttAAACCCTCCCACAATTAAATCTTCATTTAATGTCTAGTTTCAATTCGATAGAAGCCATGTAGTTACATTATTTATCAGTTGTAGGCGGCTAAGTGTGATGCGATTATAATCGTGGCCAGCAGATGGCGATCCTCTTCTTGCTTCAGAGAGACTCAGCCtggtgttagagagagagagagtgagagagagagagagagagagagagagagagagagagagagagagagagagagagagagagagagctaacaTATTATCTGAAACTCTGTGAAGTTGTGCGATAAAGCAAATCTTCAATGACTGATTTAAGATCTTCTGTTATCTCAGATAACTCTTCTGGGAACTCCTGCAGAGGAGAACACAGGAGGAAAGATCGACCTGATGGAGCCTCTGCATAACTACATATTGCAGACAACCCTTCAACCTATGCTGATGTTGCGCAGGGTGTCAGTGAAGTACCATGGGATGCCCTCTCATGGTTGTGCATCGCCCTGGGACGGAGTAAATGCcctggatgctgctgctgcactacAACCACCTCTCCGTGCTCAGGCAGCAGATGAAACCTGAGTGGAGGGTTCACGGTGAGGAGCAGACAAAGCATCAGTAATTCACATTTTCAAGGGTCAGACCATAGAATTGGCATCACTGCGGCCAATTCTTAGGACTGCATGATGGGTGTGCTCCTCCTGGGAGTCGTGCTGCTGCATGTAGGTTGGAATTTAACTGCCACGTAAAAGCAAAAAGCCCTCTGGGaatcaataaaatgtcagtttGATAAAAACAGAAGCTCTGTTGGTGTTAACAGAAACCACAAGGTTTCTCTGTGAGACGATTTTTTTTTACCTACCTTATCCAAATGTTTCATTATGGAAATTGTATCTGCGCCCTCCGCTGGTGAAGGATCTTCGTGACCTCAAGGCCAAAGCGGAGGCTTGCTTCTGGGCAGCTGCCGTGGCAACTGGTTGCCAAGTAAGCTTACCTAAAAATACAGTCTTCCTCCGAGCGTCAATCACATTGTGTCCCTCCTCTGTAGATTAACAGTGAAGCACAGACAcgggaacaaacaaacacaatgtattGATATAGTGGAGACATACAGTGTCGGAGCTGACTCTTCCGTTATATAACTTTGCCCTTTTTAACACATTGCTGTAATTATGCTCCGAGTGCTGTGCTACTGTTACATAATTCATTTTTATCTTCAGGCTGTTTTTCTCCCACAACATTTACAGGTTTGCCCCACATTAAAAAACGTACATGGCCTCATATGCTGTTAATGTACAATAGTAATATTTTACTGAGTTGTCatcttaaatattttctttctacATTTAATGGATTAGGATAATAATTCCTTAATGTGGAGAAAATCTACTTGTCCCATGCTTCCTCCAACATTCTGCCTAATGCCACACTGTCAAGCCTGTATGAAAAAAACTGGGAAGCTTTAGGGATTCAGTTTGCAGAGCAGCCACAAAACTTCTCTGGGgagtaaaaatgtataaattatagCAAAGGAAATCATCATTTGTTTCTTTCCCTGTATAGAAAGTGACTCAGCTATCGAGCCTGCGGAGGATTACTGCAAGAACCTTTTTGAGAACTACTTTTAATTGACCTCTCAATACTCGTTATTTCACAATGCTTTTGTGTTACCTTCCAatacttttgttattttattctttgtgttgttcttttatTCTTGTGTTTACAGTCCCTGTAAGCTGCACTGGGTTTGTGTTACCCCTCACACACATGGTTATTACTTGTTTTCCCAGATTACAGACATGTGCAGTTTAGAAAATCAGCCCACCCAACGTTACCGACCCAAAAAAATTGGGTCAAAGTTTTTTGTCCGATCCCGGCTAGGCCTTTCATGTCCCGACGGTACCCGATGGGCTCGCTCATCTTCTCCACTGAAAACCCAATAGATCAGCTTATTGAATTTTCTTTGAACTGGGCATGATATCATGCTATGGCAAACAAGCATGGTTATATAATTAGTGACGGTAAATTTGCACAATCTGATCTGCAGGATGATGTTGAGCAGATGTCTGCACCTATAGCGAAATGACATTGTAGCATAACAGCAACACAGGGCAACACAAACATAATCCTCAAAAAGATTCCTGCTGTGACCCCGTGGGGCTGCGAACACAGCAGGTTTTTATTGTCTTCTTGTTGTTTACGTGATTAGCACAGAATCACATTCACAGTGAATATATTACTATCTGGCGGGTTCCACAGACTTTGGCAACGTCTCATTCATACTTCCTGGCATCCaccctttttttctccatcGGCACAGATGCACTTAAccacacagaggaacacacCCGAAGCAGCAGGTACGGTAGCCAGAGTCTTATCGGGACCAGATGTTGTTTCTTGTAACAGAAGTTGAAATGCATCTCGATCAGACATCTTCACAGCCATCATGTCTTTCCAGGTCACTTAGTTTTCCTGTTTACTTTCTGTTTACTCCGTGctttattttttcctcctcctgtttttcctgTGCTAGGAGCTGGACGGCCCAGTTGTACACCCTGAGGACAGCCAAAGCCCCGCCTACAACATCTGTGGATGTAGTGTGCTGCCCCGATCGGGTAAGTGAGAGAGGACTTTGGCCTGGCCAAACTGAAACAGGAGAAATTATCTGCATCTCCGTTAAATACACCAACTGTGATAATAATtctatgaaaaataataataataaggagTTCAAGGGAGATGGAGGCTGCCAATATTTGGTATCATCAACCACCTTcatggagggagagagtgggatAATTACGTTTTACAGATTAACATTATAATAAATAGTcatgattttaaaaaataagGTGAAGCTAGGATTAATGGGAAACAAATTTAAATCCACCATCCTTGCTGCCATTTAAGGTCACTTTATAAAGGCACAAATGTATACATAGGTGGATTGCCAACCACTGCATgcattaaaggaatagttcacccaaatattttaattcactcattatctactcactttgccgatggaggggtgagtgaagattttaagtccacaaaacacttttggagtttcaggggtaaactgtgctgcagccaaatccaGTACGATTGAAGTGGCTGGTGAGGACAtcttctatttaaaaaaaacaagtacagCGAGAATATTGGGGACCCCAAGCTAACAGGACTAATTGTTGCTCTGGGCTAATGCACTCAGCCATTGCAAAGGGCTCCAGGGAATTGCACCCCTAGATATCGTGATCACCAGAGGAACACTTCTATTCTACTTACTCTTCGTAGCACCAGTGTGAGTTTGACGTATGCCATGCGCTTTTCAGTGACATTTCAACTGTTGTATAGATTTAACATGAAATTTAGCTCCAGTGCttgttccccagaggatgaaaagTGATTAATTGGTTACTAGCAGcctttgtttattattttatgagCTTAAAATGTATCATGTTATTGCTAATAAGCAGATGTTAGGATGCTATCACACAAAGTTCAGTGAGCATTTAGCCATTTAGCTAAAAGCACCACTGTTAAATTCAGgagatgtatgtgtgtacatCGGCCCCCGCTCGTGTTTCGGTTTTCCAGTTGCCTGTGCACACATGTACGACTCCTGAGGACACCATGACCTGGTTGACTGAGAACCTTCACAGATACACTGTGCCAACAGGCTGCAGACTCTTAGtctcatttctggatatttgacTTGGAGTGGTTCAGATTTCTGGGCATGTTTTCAGCAGCACACATTCAGTGGTCACGGATGTGGTGGAAAATCAGGTTACAGGACATCTTTTTGATGTTTGAATCATTTTTCATGTCTCTCCGCTGCAGCgatgcttttgttttggtttttggtAAGACGATGAAAAGTGTATCTTCTCAGGCAGAACTGTCACCACGCCCTTCACGACGTTATTTGgataaatggagaaaaaataaaaggtataGAGAAACAAAGGTGGTCTCAGACTCACTATAGCAGATCACATGTGAGCAGTTAATGGTATTACAGAATATGCTGTTAAAAGCGATTTGGGTATGAATGCTCATCAGCAATCAGACTTGTGCCAGAGAGTGAAGAGAAGCCCTGGAGCTGGTAGGAGTCCAATGTCTAATAACTGTGAAAGCTTATCCCCCAGCACTGTTCGGATATAGAGTAATAAAAAAGCAGGAAAAAGGGATATTTTGGGCATCGCAACATGAGGAGTCAAACCTTCAATTTACACAAACATTGTTGACAGATGTTTGTctgattttgtttgtgtttgaatgggtaTTTTCAAACATGCATCTGATCTGTTTACAAGTAGAGGAggtttaaaatgctgttttgcGGTTCTGTTAAAATAATCAcatgttcagaaaacaaaacatttattaaacaccTTCTCACATATAACATCTTTCATTAGTTAAATGTATACCTCTTTTTTTGGACATTACATGTGCGTATGATCCACcaaaagatgtttttaaaagcaTAACCAAGTATAAAGTTGTTTTAAGCTGAAAAAATGATTAAACTAGCAACTAAcaggtcacagtgaacctcaAAGCCTCACAACACCAAACAGAGGAGATGAGTTTCagttgtataaaaaaaaatatgagaatttaaaaagaaaagttgatataataatcaatattttgGGATTTACTTAACATATATTTTTACACTTGTGACTTTAATattgttgcattttttttataaactttgtCAAATTACACAAATGTTATGCAGTAATTAGCTCAACATCAAAATACTTGCATTACTACAAAGATCACAAGAGAATGTAACAAAGATTGAATCATACCAACGTGCTGCAGAAGATTTTAACTTTAAGAATAATCGGAATATCAggcttttaaagaaaaagttccacattttggaaaatgtcacTTAACTGGTTTCTTGCGTTGAGTTAGATGAGAGGGTCGATGGGCAAATCTGCCAACCAGCACCTCTACATTTCACttattaataatttacatttaatttctcaATCCAAACAAAAAACTGAGGTGTAAATCCAACAGTGAGATGTTTTACAGTACAGAACAGCATTCTGGCCTCAGCAATGAAATAGTTTGGCACATAACCATCTGGAAATCAGCACATTTTGACAAGATGAAACTTCCTAGCATGTGAGCTTTAGAAGTGACCACCTTCACACAGAGCCAGGCTGGCTTTTCCCTTCTGTTTCCAGTCTCTGGGCTAAACTAAGCTAGCTGGTTGATGGCTGTAGCTTTATAGTCAGGCCTGAACAGACAGACAATAGAAAGGTTTTCATCTTTTAATCTAACTCTTTAACcagaaaactaaacaaatgCATCTCACAAAATGTCATGCTATTCCTATGAAAAGGATTTGTTTGCTCTTGATTGTCAAGTCGTATGCAAAGAGGGAGGAATCTGTCCGTATGGTGGAATAGTCAGAAATCCATTTCCAGTTCACATTTTTGGTCACTGCATCCAGAATCATACCCCTGCCGAGTTCCTCTGCACATAGTTGCacagtttgtgttggtgtgtttgtgcagtgaaGCCTCATGCAGCGACAATATCAAAACTTTCCATCAACAACACTGAAGTTACAACATGAAGCCACATAGATTTGATGGATTGATCAAACAATCGTCGATGGCTGACCAGTTTGTCAGTACCTCTGTTTTAAGTGGCTGGGTCGAGAAGGCAATGGTCACCAGTCTGTCAGTGGTCTCCATTCATCTAATGAGCAGTTTCTCCATCTGAAAAGCATCAGAGGCGACTTCTTTCCTGCTCTTGCACATACAAGCCCAGCTCCTGGAGTCCCAGACCAGACGACTCTTACACATGTCCCTCTTCTGAATCCCGTGTTATGAGtagatggaccagtagatgaTGTTAAAGAGGATGTACGCACCAGGAAAGACAACCCTTGAGTACTTGTCTATGACGTGGGTGTCTATCCAAATGTTCACGTAGCCTCTGGACGGCCCCACTTGGCCCGTGATCTGCTGGTCGTTCAGTGACACCTGGGACAAGATTCGATCTTGGCGACCGCCATTCTCCGGCATCCCATAATTCCCTGTGGTGTTGACATCCATGGACCCATAGCCAGTGATCTGGGGGTCGATCATCATGTCGTCTGGGTTGCCTATGCCACAAGTACACGGCAGCTAGAGAGGTAAACGGACACCAGAAGTAAATTGACAGTTCAATCTGGTAAAAATACTTTAAGTTTGaactcaaacaaaaaaacattgagCTGTCGGATGTTTCTGCAAACTCAGGGCTCTTAAACAACTTTGGAATGAAACATTGAATAGAAGGATGTTTGTGCAGGAAATGTACCCGAGGCTACGTGGGCAATTTGGCTCCATATGCTGCAACATTTGGCAGATGAAGAATAGTCATATAGTACACAAGCCCGAGTCCCAGAAATAATTTGCCATTGCCCCTCAAGCATTTTTAAGTGAGCCAAtttggaaaatatttatttgtttattggaaatgCACATATATAATTTATCCGTGCTTCCACCAATTGAGAAATATTCTAATGGCTAAAATTACTCTAATACAAAATCAGGTCagacttgtttgtgttgtgtgactTCCGAACTCGACTGTTTCGTACTTACTTTGTCGCCGTCTCCTTGTTCACTTTGAGAAATTCTTATTTGCAATTATTAGAAGATAGGGCTTGTTTTAACCATCAGAGACCCTGTTTTATCTACAACGATTAGAACAACTGCTTTTCATTAATAATTCATGCAAAACATCAAAGAAACGTTTGCTTCCCCATTTTAACGTGCACATTTGAAAGCACCATGGGAATATGTTGGCCACACACTCAGATGCTTTACATCTTGTTCTAACAGATAAACAACCTCCTTACTTGGTGAGAATTATGTTTCATCTTCTGTTAACACGAATAGAATGAAACTAAACATTGTACAGTTTTGTTCGCTTATTAGAATTGGACATTTGGGCCAAAATTAAGCTTTatcagaaattaaaaaaaacaaataattgcATCTGGCAACAAAACTTCATCTAATAAATCAGTCCACTAACAAAGAACAACAAAGAGCAACCAGTCACAGTGAAGCATTAAACTATCAACATTTCATGAGTGAACTATTAACCTTTTAGAGAATATCTCACTTACTCTCTCCCTcagcttcctctctttcctctcctgcaCGGTGGAGAGGTAGTTGACCGCCGCGTACTCTATCACCGACaggaagacaaagacaaaactgACCCAGAGGTAAATGTCCACTGCTTTGATGTAGGAGACCCGCGGCATGGAGGCGTTGACCCCGGTGATGATGGTGGACATGGTCAGGACAGTGGTGATACCTGGAGGggagcagacaaacaaacagcagagatTTTATCTACTCTATTAGGCTGCTAAATAACACAGGAAGGGATGCGCAAAAGAACCCAGTCATATTAAAAACTTTGTATGtgttttattctcatatttTATTGATCACTGTGGGGAAGTTGGAGAAGCAGCATTTCTGCAACATAACATATAAAGAATGCTGAAAAGTgaatggtttgtctctggctgttgTGGTGAGACCCCGGCTATATCGTCTTTAGCCACAATGACTAAATACGTCTAAAACTGAATGACATTCACATCAGTCTCTACAGGTAAGTGTCAGCATGCTGCCattatttaacaagaaagaTGGTAACATTAGCAAACTGTATGTTAGGATGTCTCTGTGGGTTTAACATGCTGCTATCAGCATTAAACTGCTCTGTAAACCACGCCTGTGCTTGTTTGTACAAACAACGACTATGCATGGATGAATTTGAACCAAACTTGGTAGGGTTTCTATATTTCTACATTGGGATGGTATCTACAGATGATTATATTTAAGAGCTAATCAGTCAAAGGTTACGATCATGGTCTCAAAAAACACACTGTAAGATATTTTTGCTAATTGTTGAGCTACAGAGACAATCTGAGACCTATATTCATTCACTAAAAATAATTCCCCAATTGATATCATGAAGAATGACATTATTGCAATATGAATATGTTGGCATTGTCTGATACACAATGTCCAGGCACATGCTTTCATTTGATAATTATGCATATTCCTGTTAACACCATATATATAATTTTCCACATTTCCTTTTGAGCATGTTCACTTAGTGGGATTTTcttatctaatcttatcttGTCACTCATGACCCCTAAACTAAAAGCTAGAGGGAAAGCTGACCTCTCCAGTATTATACAattgtttaaaagaaatacCTGGAGATGGGAAATCACAAAATAAGTTTATCTCATTTTCATGGACTTGTGTCGTTTCTATGCGAAGGCCACACGTGTGGAACCTATCGTACCTAGTGGCACCCTGGCAGGCACGGCCCTGCGATCGATCCAAAAGGACACCCAGGACAGCATGACCATCAGAGTGGCAGGGAAGTAGGTTtgcagcaggaagaagaagatgtgtCGCCGCAGGGTGAAGTGGATGTACAAACGATTGTACCAGCCTATAAGAAGAAAATAATATCATTATCACATTTTAGCTGCATGGTACAGACACTTAGAGGTTCCTCGGCTACTCTGGCGGAGAAAGATAGGAAATAAAATCCTATTTAATGCTTCAGGTAGTTCTTGTGAGCCTCTAGGTGACATGTGGTTAGTAACAGGCTGCAGGACTTTTACAGAGGGT
This Limanda limanda chromosome 12, fLimLim1.1, whole genome shotgun sequence DNA region includes the following protein-coding sequences:
- the LOC133014924 gene encoding LOW QUALITY PROTEIN: peptidase M20 domain-containing protein 2-like (The sequence of the model RefSeq protein was modified relative to this genomic sequence to represent the inferred CDS: inserted 4 bases in 2 codons; deleted 1 base in 1 codon); translation: MRFSGFLQAKTGLTQFCVHAGPTLVSLSQMQEVKGHGPPGPSAGRSLGIITVYVLFKRTEEKTQLSLKTITLLGTPAEENTGGKIDLMEPLHNYILQTTLQPMLMLRRVSVKYHGMPSHGCASPWDGVNALDAAXLHYNHLSVLRQQMKPEWRVHGEEQTKHQFLCETIFFYLPYPNVSLWKLYLRPPLVKDLRDLKAKAEACFWAAAVATGCQVSLPKNTKIYLSHASSNILPNATLSSLYEKNWEALGIQFAEQPQNFSGSTDFGNVSFILPGIHPFFLIGTDALNHTEEHTRSSRSWTAQLYTLRTAKAPPTTSVDVVCCPDRVXVREDFGLAKLKQEKLSASPLNTPTVIIIL
- the LOC133015804 gene encoding gamma-aminobutyric acid receptor subunit rho-1-like isoform X2; translation: MTKSLMTKSEQLLRIDDHDFTMRPAFGGPPIPVGVDVQVESLDTISEVDMDFTMTLYLRHYWKDERLAFQSNNNQSMTFDSRLVKKIWVPDMFFVHSKRSFIHDTTTENVMLRVYPDGNVLYSLRVTVTAMCNMDLSRFPLDTQTCSLEIESYAYTDDDLMLYWKKGNESLNTDDRISLSQFLIQKFHTTTKLAFYSSTGWYNRLYIHFTLRRHIFFFLLQTYFPATLMVMLSWVSFWIDRRAVPARVPLGITTVLTMSTIITGVNASMPRVSYIKAVDIYLWVSFVFVFLSVIEYAAVNYLSTVQERKERKLRERLPCTCGIGNPDDMMIDPQITGYGSMDVNTTGNYGMPENGGRQDRILSQVSLNDQQITGQVGPSRGYVNIWIDTHVIDKYSRVVFPGAYILFNIIYWSIYS